The nucleotide window GACGCCCCCGCCATCGTCGCCCGGGTCCTTCCCCGGCTGATCTCGGGGCTGCGGCGGAAGGGGTTGGAACTCGTCGGCCTCTCTCAGCTGCTGTCACCGGGAAACGGAGGGCTGCCCCATGATGCGGCGCCTGATCAGAGCGTGGGATCGCCTCGTCCGTAAGCTGCTGGCCATCCGCCCCGTGCGGGAGGGCGGCGTGCTGGGCTACAGCCTGCGCCGCTACCCCGGCCGCGGCCTGGAGACGGCCACCGGGGCGAGGCTCCGCCGGGGCGACCTCGTGCTGGAGCTGCACCTCGACAGCCGGCTGCTGGCGGAGTCCGCCGCCGGCGACACGGCGCACAAGCGCATCCTGCGCCTGCGGCGGATCCTGCTGGAGGACCTGAAGGCGCTGGCCCGGCAGGTGGAGGCGGATCCCCGCCTCGCCGCGGCGGCCGGGCTCTGGGGCCTCACCCTGCTCCACCGGGGCGTGGGCTTCCTGGGCTTCACCGTCGCCGAGCCCGATCCCGGCACGGGCGGCCGCCTGGCCACCTGGTACATGCGGCTGCTGCTCACGGCCTACCACCCGGAGGGTGAGGACCGGCTGCAGCACCGGGAGGAGGAGCTGATCGCCAGGGAGATCTTCCTGCCGATGGCCGAGTTCCGGGCGCGCTACGGGTCCAGGGCGCGGGGCGGGTAAGACGTGTGCGGCGACCTGGAGCGCCGCAGGTGAGAAAGAGAACGGGGCTGCCCGGGCGGAGAGATCCGCGGGGCAGCCCCTTGGGCGTTATGACAGGAGTGCGATCAGCACCGGGGCCAGGATGATCTTCGTCACCATCGCCACCGGGTAGACGGAGACGTACCCCACGTTGGGCAGGTCGTTCTGCGCCTCCTCGAGGGCGTAGCCCAGCGTGGCGGACTGGGTCTGCATCCCGGACAGCAGTCCCGTGAGAAGACCCATGGGGATCCGCAGCCAGCGGTACCCCACGTAGAGCATGGCCCAGGCGCAGAGGAAGGTGATGGCCCCGCTGGCGCCGAGGATGGCCCAGCCCCGGGCCTGGGTGAGCATGTGGGCGAACTCGTAACCGGAGCGCGTGCCGATCGCGGCCAGGAAGATCGTGAGCCCCAGCTGCCGGAGGAGCAGGTTGGCGCTGTAGGGCAGCACCCAGACCAGCGGGCCC belongs to Symbiobacterium terraclitae and includes:
- a CDS encoding YkoP family protein, which codes for MMRRLIRAWDRLVRKLLAIRPVREGGVLGYSLRRYPGRGLETATGARLRRGDLVLELHLDSRLLAESAAGDTAHKRILRLRRILLEDLKALARQVEADPRLAAAAGLWGLTLLHRGVGFLGFTVAEPDPGTGGRLATWYMRLLLTAYHPEGEDRLQHREEELIAREIFLPMAEFRARYGSRARGG